Proteins encoded within one genomic window of Oryza brachyantha chromosome 7, ObraRS2, whole genome shotgun sequence:
- the LOC102712376 gene encoding protein SHORT-ROOT 1: protein MDTLFRLVSLQAASEQQQQQQQSASYNSRSTTSSGSRSSSHQTNASYSYYHHSSNSGGGGGGGQYYYGHQPPPPQYYYLEPYQEECGNAPHHQLYMDEDFSSSSSSRHFHSHGAQVQPPASSTPMGTAPTPPLSTSSTAAGAGHGLFEAADLSFPPDLNLDFSSPASSSGGGGTASSGAVGGGGGGRWASQLLLECARSVAARDSQRVQQLMWMLNELASPYGDVEQKLASYFLQGLFARLTTSGPRTLRTLAAASDRNTSFDSTRRTALRFQELSPWSSFGHVAANGAILESFLEVAAAASSETQRFHILDLSNTFCTQWPTLLEALATRSADETPHLSITTVVSAAPSAPTAAVQRVMREIGQRMEKFARLMGVPFRFRAVHHSGDLAELDLDALDLREGGATTALAVNCVNSLRGVVPGKARRRDAFAASLRKLDPRVVTVVEEEADLVACDPDASEEGGDTEAAFLKVFGEGLRFFSAYMDSLEESFPKTSNERLALERGAGRAIVDLVSCPASESMERRETAAAWARRMRSAGFSPVPFSEDVADDVRSLLRRYREGWSMREAGTEDSAAGAGVFLAWKEQPLVWASAWRP, encoded by the coding sequence ATGGATACGCTGTTTAGGTTGGTTAGCCTCCAGGCCGCCtccgagcagcagcagcagcagcagcagtcggCGTCCTACAACTCGAGGAGCACGACGTCGAGCGGCTCCAGGTCGTCGTCGCACCAGACGAACGCGTCGTACAGCTACTACCACCACAGCAgcaacagcggcggcggcggcgggggtgggcAGTACTACTACGGCcatcagccgccgccgccgcagtacTACTACCTGGAGCCGTACCAAGAAGAATGCGGCAACGCCCCGCACCACCAGCTTTACATGGATGAAGACTTctcttcctcgtcgtcgtcgaggcaCTTCCACTCGCACGGCGCGCAGGTgcagccgccggcgtcgtccaCGCCCATGGGGACGGCCCCGACGCCGCCCCTGTCCACATCTTCCACCGCGGCTGGCGCCGGGCACGGGCTGTTCGAGGCGGCGGACCTGTCGTTCCCGCCGGACCTCAACCTCGACTTCTCGTccccggcgtcgtcgtccggTGGCGGGGGGACAGCGTCGTCGGGCGCggtcggaggcggcggtggcgggaggTGGGCCAGCCAGCTGCTGCTGGAGTGCGCTCGCTCGGTGGCCGCGCGCGACAGCCAGCGCGTGCAGCAGCTCATGTGGATGCTCAACGAGCTCGCGTCGCCGTACGGCGACGTTGAGCAGAAGCTGGCCTCCTACTTCCTGCAGGGCCTGTTCGCTCGGCTCACGACGTCCGGGCCGCGCACTCTGCGCACgctcgcggcggcgtccgACCGGAACACGTCGTTCGACTCgacgcggcgcacggcgctgCGGTTCCAGGAGCTCAGCCCCTGGTCGTCCTTTGGTCACGTCGCCGCCAATGGCGCCATCCTGGAGTCCTTCCTGGAGgtagccgccgcggcgtcgtcggAGACGCAGAGGTTCCACATCCTTGACCTGAGCAACACGTTCTGCACGCAGTGGCCGACGCTGCTTGAGGCGCTGGCCACGCGGTCCGCCGACGAGACGCCGCACCTGTCGATCACCACCGTGGTGTCGGCCGCGCCGTCCGCgcccacggcggcggtgcagcgCGTCATGCGGGAGATCGGGCAGCGCATGGAGAAGTTCGCGCGCCTCATGGGCGTGCCCTTCCGCTTCCGCGCAGTGCACCACTCCGGGGACCTCGCGGAGCTCGACCTCGACGCGCTCGACCTCCGCGAGggcggcgccaccaccgcgcTCGCCGTCAACTGCGTCAACTCGCTGCGCGGCGTGGTCCCTGGCAAAGCCCGCCGGCGCGACGCGTTCGCGGCGTCACTCCGCAAGCTGGACCCGCGGGTCGTTACCGTCGTCGAGGAAGAGGCAGACCTGGTGGCGTGTGATCCCGACGCGTcggaggaaggcggcgacACGGAGGCTGCATTCCTCAAGGTGTTCGGCGAGGGCTTACGCTTCTTCTCGGCCTACATGGATTCGCTCGAGGAGAGCTTCCCCAAGACAAGCAACGAGAGGCTGGCATTGGAGAGGGGAGCGGGGCGTGCCATCGTCGACTTAGTCTCGTGCCCGGCGTCGGAGTCGATGGAGCGgcgggagacggcggcggcatgggCGCGACGCATGCGGTCGGCCGGGTTCTCTCCGGTGCCATTCAGCGAggacgtcgccgacgacgtgcGATCACTGCTGCGCCGGTACAGGGAGGGCTGGTCGATGCGCGAGGCCGGCACGGAAGACTCGGCGGCCGGAGCCGGTGTGTTCCTCGCGTGGAAGGAGCAGCCTCTGGTGTGGGCAAGCGCGTGGCGGCCATGA